The Argopecten irradians isolate NY chromosome 4, Ai_NY, whole genome shotgun sequence genome has a window encoding:
- the LOC138321260 gene encoding uncharacterized protein, translating into MARRGDKWFPPEQKTQNCWLPPDNADSVWNGVEDRQLKRFYDENVRLSSETFQNVQKEIDRLSKSLYEELKHAESTHTFLRLKPFLKQGGSREGLKVLEANEFDALLPFTFNGITSEIKEFPENDLPPGLAEICVTKISNKVAIRPAELFVEKDGKKYISSRVFHDHLFKGLVDTAVQKFNQDPSKSYQIRRQASAPAIKLDVKIDGHDVSIDVVPGFEISAPSATLRKFVVTRWIPTSKNVRRTVRIPDPTTVWRISHSHFEMHIFDAVDNPTGKRLVRAGRILKGLRIKDRVRNTSSQLHHVLTSYYIKNILLHSLLCLTKVNAVSLSSVTEALGYLVFMLKSALDNNILPQFFSSNPTLGVYFSDQKFHHGNTPVVNLFAERTDGEIQQIRADLTKALKHFEIQTLLDKAEDVDTNSIRPFLDIVENTNARL; encoded by the exons ATGGCGAGAAG AGGCGACAAATGGTTTCCGCCTGAGCAGAAAACTCAGAATTGCTGGCTCCCTCCCGATAATGCAGATTCTGTTTGGAACGGCGTGGAGGACAGGCAATTAAAACGATTCTACGACGAAAATGTCCGGTTAAGTTCTGAAACATTCCAGAATGTTCAGAAGGAAATCGATAGGTTATCGAAAAGTTTGTATGAGGAACTCAAACATGCTGAATCGACGCATACCTTTCTCAGACTGAAGCCATTTCTCAAACAAGGCGGATCAAGAGAAGGCTTAAAAGTCCTCGAGGCGAATGAATTTGACGCGTTGTTACCTTTCACGTTCAATGGCATCACCTCAGAGATTAAAGAGTTCCCAGAAAATGATCTTCCACCGGGGTTGGCTGAAATATGCGTCACGAAAATCAGTAACAAAGTGGCTATCCGGCCGGCCGAATTATTCGTAGAGAAGGATGGTAAGAAATACATCAGCTCGCGAGTATTCCACGACCACTTGTTCAAAGGCCTGGTCGATACTGCAGTGCAGAAATTCAATCAAGATCCATCAAAGTCCTACCAAATAAGAAGGCAAGCCAGTGCACCAGCAATTAAACTAGATGTCAAGATAGATGGACATGATGTCAGTATAGATGTGGTCCCTGGCTTTGAAATATCTGCCCCATCTGCCACATTGAGAAAGTTTGTGGTAACACGGTGGATTCCTACTTCAAAAAACGTCAGACGGACCGTACGTATTCCAGACCCAACAACTGTCTGGCGGATCTCTCACTCTCATTTTGAAATGCACATCTTCGACGCTGTTGATAATCCTACCGGTAAACGTCTTGTCCGCGCTGGACGAATCCTGAAAGGTCTCCGCATCAAGGACCGGGTACGGAATACAAGCTCACAGCTTCATCACGTTCTCACCTCGTACTACATCAAGAACATTCTGCTTCATAGCTTGCTGTGTCTAACCAAGGTCAATGCCGTGTCACTGTCCAGCGTCACGGAAGCTCTTGGCTATTTGGTCTTCATGTTGAAGAGCGCCTTGGATAATAATATCCTGCCACAATTCTTCTCCTCAAACCCAACGCTTGGTGTGTATTTCTCCGACCAGAAATTTCACCATGGGAACACACCCGTAGTTAATCTGTTTGCAGAACGCACGGATGGTGAAATCCAGCAGATACGCGCTGATCTGACGAAGGCACTGAAACACTTCGAGATTCAAACCCTCCTTGATAAGGCTGAAGACGTGGACACCAACAGCATCCGCCCATTCCTAGACATTGTTGAAAATACGAATGCAAGACTTTAa
- the LOC138321263 gene encoding von Hippel-Lindau disease tumor suppressor-like, translating to MCKMTGEHNGKHLKKDNKLRSGRSTVTSFVRFVNRTHRFVDIVWLNYEGARVKYKTLQPGQFVDVNTFVGHPWIFRDSDTGDHLVVQLREVFEMTTGWTPNDGVPPWRKVINITIPVYTLKDRSLQVIRSFVSRDRIPQLDIPKELKEELTVMFEVSRRRKLTDNPDSPIAHSSQDVN from the exons ATGTGCAAAATGACTGGAGAGCATAATGGaaaacacttaaagaaagataATAAACTTCGCTCTGGCCGCTCCACAGTGACGTCTTTTGTTCGCTTTGTGAATCGGACACACAGATTCGTGGATATTGTGTGGTTGAACTATGAAGGTGCCCGTGTCAAATACAAGACTTTACAACCTGGGCAGTTTGTTGATGTAAATACATTTGTTGGCCATCCTTGGATCTTCAGGGACTCTGATACAGGAGACCATTTGGTAGTTCAGCTGAGGGAGGTTTTTGAAATGACCACTGGATGGACTCCAAATGATGGAGTGCCACCGTGGAGAAAGGTTATCAATATTACCATTCCAG TGTATACCCTGAAGGACAGGAGTTTACAAGTGATCAGGAGCTTTGTAAGCCGGGACAGAATTCCGCAATTGGACATTCCCAAGGAACTGAAAGAGGAGCTAACTGTGATGTTTGAAGTATCAAGACGTCGGAAGTTAACAGATAATCCTGATAGCCCTATCGCACACTCATCTCAAGATGTGAACTGA